One stretch of Euphorbia lathyris chromosome 7, ddEupLath1.1, whole genome shotgun sequence DNA includes these proteins:
- the LOC136234896 gene encoding F-box protein CPR1-like yields the protein MANLPPELISEIFLWLPVKSLLRFRCVCKSFCAIIKSQSFINSHFKRSSENRIHRKLIALGEHRTTDNDGLAIHALDFNEDFQQELVLDKLFPSRSFHLFFSCCNGLVLLWIDKLSLWNPSTREYKILPAFPVKDIQTHNLSFALGYDSITDDFKAVVIISKQCDFPQVWIFELRSSRWRRIHDFPFVGYNSIKRGGNGDCFVDGALHFICYGKPYIIVAFDVEKETFSLVHEAVQRTERIPSRLHVLGGCLSVSFWNLTMKEQVDMYVRKKDGVAFTWTRLCFVTGQQFFEETFYCFVDGRIAYSKEGDKVFLSSNGKLCSYDFKEKSLQEIVTINTNHLDLFSYTESLVSLGS from the coding sequence ATGGCTAATCTTCCGCCGGAATTGATCAGCGAAATTTTTCTTTGGTTGCCAGTGAAGTCTCTTCTTCGTTTTAGATGTGTTTGTAAATCGTTTTGTGCCATCATCAAAAGCCAATCTTTCATCAATTCTCATTTTAAAAGATCTTCCGAAAATAGGATCCATCGCAAGTTGATTGCCCTAGGAGAACATAGGACGACGGATAATGATGGCCTGGCAATTCATGCTTTAGATTTCAATGAAGACTTCCAACAAGAGTTGGTGCTCGATAAATTATTTCCATCCAGGTCATTCCACTTGTTCTTTTCTTGTTGCAATGGTTTGGTTCTCTTGTGGATAGACAAACTTTCTTTATGGAATCCATCCACCAGAGAGTACAAGATACTTCCGGCTTTCCCTGTGAAGGACATTCAAACTCACAATCTCAGTTTTGCTTTGGGTTATGACTCAATTACAGATGATTTCAAGGCTGTAGTAATTATATCAAAGCAATGTGATTTTCCCCAGGTTTGGATTTTTGAATTGAGGTCTAGTCGTTGGAGAAGGATTCATGATTTTCCTTTCGTTGGGTATAATAGTATTAAACGTGGTGGCAATGGAGATTGCTTTGTGGATGGTGCTCTACATTTTATATGCTATGGTAAACCATATATAATTGTGGCATTTGATGTTGAAAAAGAGACATTTTCCTTAGTACATGAGGCAGTTCAACGAACCGAAAGAATTCCTAGCCGTTTGCATGTCCTTGGAGGATGCCTTTCTGTCAGCTTTTGGAATTTGACTATGAAAGAGCAGGTTGATATGTATGTGAGGAAGAAGGATGGAGTTGCGTTTACTTGGACTAGGTTATGTTTTGTTACAGGACAACAATTTTTTGAGGAAACATTTTACTGTTTTGTAGATGGGAGAATTGCGTATTCAAAGGAAGGAGATAaggtttttctttcttcaaatgGGAAATTGTGTTCATatgattttaaagaaaaaagtcTCCAAGAGATTGTAACTATAAATACTAATCATTTGGATTTATTTTCTTATACCGAAAGTCTCGTGTCTCTAGGTTCGTAA
- the LOC136234671 gene encoding F-box protein CPR1-like, with product MANLPQELINEMLLWLPVKSLLRFRCVCKSFCVIIESQSFINSHFKRSFENRIHRKLIDLGVHRTDNNGITIHALDFNEDFQQEVVLDKSFPSRPYPLFFSYCNGLVLLWIHKLSLWNPSTREYRILPALPVKRTGDLSFALGYDSTTDDFKAVIIISKSFCFSQVWIFELRSSCWRRIQDFPYVGYNSIKPGGNGDCFVDGALHFICRRSENNSIENNTSYMIVAFDVAKETFSVVHEAVQQTEGNPRRLNVVGGCLSVSVWNLTMKRQIDIYVRKKDGVAYTWTRLYFVTSPQFSNEAFRRFEDGRVAYSKEGDKVFLSSNGKLCSYDFKEKNFQEILTTNAIHLGLFSYTESLMSVGS from the coding sequence ATGGCTAATCTTCCGCAGGAATTGATCAACGAAATGCTTCTTTGGTTGCCAGTGAAGTCTCTTCTTCGTTTTAGATGTGTTTGTAAATCGTTTTGTGTCATCATTGAAAGCCAATCTTTCATCAATTCTCATTTCAAAAGATCTTTCGAAAATAGGATTCATCGCAAGCTGATTGACCTAGGAGTACATAGGACGGATAATAATGGCATAACAATTCATGCTTTAGATTTCAATGAAGACTTCCAACAAGAGGTGGTGCTTGATAAATCATTTCCATCTAGGCCATATCCCTTGTTCTTTTCTTATTGCAATGGTTTGGTTCTCTTGTGGATACACAAACTTTCTTTATGGAATCCATCCACCAGAGAGTACAGGATACTTCCGGCTTTACCTGTGAAGCGCACTGGCGATCTCAGTTTTGCTTTGGGTTATGACTCTACGACAGATGATTTCAAGGCTGTAATAATTATATCGAAGTCATTTTGTTTCTCCCAGGTTTGGATTTTTGAATTGAGGTCAAGTTGTTGGAGAAGGATTCAGGATTTTCCTTACGTTGGGTACAATAGTATTAAACCTGGTGGCAATGGAGATTGCTTTGTGGATGGTGCTCTGCATTTTATATGCCGTCGTAGTGAAAATAATAGTATAGAAAATAATACATCATATATGATTGTGGCATTTGATGTTGCAAAAGAGACATTTTCCGTAGTACATGAGGCTGTTCAACAAACCGAAGGAAATCCTAGGCGTTTGAATGTCGTTGGAGGGTGCCTTTCTGTCAGCGTTTGGAATTTGACTATGAAACGACAGATTGATATATATGTGAGGAAGAAGGATGGAGTTGCGTATACTTGGACTAGGTTATATTTTGTTACAAGTCCACAATTTTCGAATGAAGCATTTCGCCGTTTTGAAGATGGGAGAGTTGCGTATTCGAAGGAAGGAGACAaggtttttctttcttcaaatgGGAAGTTGTGTTCATATGATTTTAAGGAGAAAAACTTCCAAGAGATTTTAACTACGAATGCTATTCATTTGGGTTTATTTTCTTATACTGAAAGTCTCATGTCTGTAGGTTCGTAA